Below is a genomic region from Saccharomyces eubayanus strain FM1318 chromosome XV, whole genome shotgun sequence.
CTCGTGGTCTGCGCAGACTATCGGCAGAAACTCCAAGACGGTACGTGAGTTCTTGGAGAAGAACTACGACCGCAAAGAGCCACCAGCCACCGTGGAAGAGTGTGTCAAGCTTACCGTAAGATCTCTTTTGGAAGTCGTCCAGACAGGTGCCAAGAACATCGAAATCACCGTCGTCAGACCAGACTCAGAAATCGTTGCCTTRAACAGCGACGAAATCAACGAGTACGTCACCCAGATCGAGcaagaaaagcaagaacaacaagagcaggataaaaagaagaaatccaGCCATTGAGCCCAGCAACGTACATATGTTGGCCACAAGCCCTATATAACCATCAACAACGACAAAATATAAACCTTAGTACAGTATAGTATAgtataaatatatgtaCTCATCACGAATCTCTCCCCGCGTCATCTTCCACGACCTGGTGATTTTTCGGTTTTCCCATATCGCCAAGAAAACCGGCTAAGCTGAAATGCCTTCTAGAGCGCTTGCCAAATCTCACTTTTGTTCCTGATGGCGCAGACGTGTTAGCCCCACTCGAACAACATATCCATCATCAAAGCCTCTCCTCACTCTATAAGTTCCACACACAGAGTTTTTTGATCGCCTgcgaaaaaacaaaactgaAATACCGTGTTATTTCCCCACAATTTTCCGTCCATACGCCTATATGCCCATACTTTGCTCGGTTTATCGAACAACGCTGTAAACCCTGCGAGTCAAAAAAGACACATCGTATTATTATACCCCTCTAGTATCAAAACACTGTTCTATTCATAATCCAGTGATTCTTCtaggttttttttacaatttttttcaacacatctctaaaatttcttgacaTATATTTAGAAGTCAATACCAGGTTATTgatagaagaaatcaaaaaaaaaaaaaaaaagaaataaaaaaaagaaataaaaaagttaaCGATATTTAGTATGGACCACCAAGACAACTCGCCACCCAGATACAGGAACTCTGGCTCTAACAGGGCCACTGCATATAACAGTACTACCCTGCCTACGATGCCCAAGAGCGCCACACCCACATCGAGTTCGACGACTGTTACCACGCATTTGCAcaatatcaaagaagaggaggcAAATGATGACGAACTCACCCAAATAGATCGTTCTTCGCCTCGTGTTTTAGGAAGAAtctcgtcttcatcttcgtcttcgtccaATATCGATCTGCACGATAACTTGGATATGCTACACGATATGGATAAATCAGCCACCAACCTCTCACTATCCACTCCTAATTTACATGAAGAAATGGGCTTCCGTGGCGACAAAGGTAATAGTAAGGAAGAACTGACTTTGTTGCCACCTTTACCCCACACGGGAGAATTAGAAATTGCTCCAAAATTTGATATCAATGAAGCCATTTTTGAGCAGGATGACATTAGTCAGTCCTCAATGttggaaacagaaaatgTAATAGCGAACCTAACGAGCTCTACTCCAGATGCTACTAGGAAATCACAGGATTTCGCCATTATGACGCATGACAACAACATGACTGCTAACGACAATTCTGAATTAAGTGATACAATCCTAGATAATCAGACCTCGTTCGATCTTTCTAAAGCCCTGGAGATGACCAGCCATTCAAACATTCGCAATATTATTAATCCCGGTTCCGATGGAAGAACCTCAAGAGCCTCAAGAACTCCGATAAGCACTGCGACATTGAAAACATATTCTTCGTCACCTGCCAGTGGGGAACATGACGAAAACACAACTACATTCTCCTCCACGTCCGATCAGGCGGCTACCATACTGTATGATCCTAATAAAATCCTGAATCCCATCCCGGTTTCACCTTCTTCTCCCTATGAGCAACATCAGAGCGATAGAGCCTCGAGAGATAGAAGTAGATCTAATTCTAGCACCTTAGCTTCTACTCTGAGAGATACTATCATTTTAGGATTGCCCCAAAATAATAGCACTGTAGAAAGAAAGctatcaagaaaattgagTAATTTGAGTAGGAAAAATACAGGAACCTTTGAAGAACGTCTTCAATCGTTACCGCCTTTAAGTACCGAAAATTCAAGCGAGTACGCCATGGCAGCGTCCATAGATATCATCGGCTTACAACCTCCTGCCATATCCACGCCAGTGCCAAGTACCCAAACACCAATACCATTCCAATCCGAATCTGCTTTGACTAgcgaagaaaagaaaatgccTTTTTTGAGAAGAGCCTCTAGTGCcattttaagaaaaaaatctgtcAAGAACGGCCCCAGTTTAACTAGACCAAATACACCAACTTTACCATCGTCTCAAACGTTCGATTCGGGATCAACAAATGGTCAGCATCCCTTGCTAATTCGACGATCTTCGAATATTGAATATAAACAACCAAGAAGACAGCTTTCATGTTCGAAGTCTTATTCTCGTTTGGATTCCGATACCAAGTTTGCTAACAGTAGTCGACCTTCCAAGGAAGTTTTACGAACCACTTCGAACCATGTGGAGGAGGTATATAGAAAGATATCTCTTGGCTCTAAGATCAAGAGAGGTTTCACTAGAATTTTAAGCGATAGTAATAGTAGCAGGGACGCTCTCGCTGCATCGCCCAAAATAGCAGTAGCAGGAGGAACCACAGCATCTCCTTTGTCCCCTATATCCACTGTAAGAAGTAGTCCGATAACGCCAAGCCCTAATGAAAGGAAACGAGTTTCAACGGATAGCGTAAGTTTGGTCAACCGAACATCAACATCCTACCCAAGGTCATCAGCAGATATTATTCCTACACTACACGAAGAACCCCAGGCTAACATTCCAAAAAGATCAGCAAGTAGAAATATGCTGTCTAGAAATCTTAGCAGGAAGAACATTTTGTCCGAACAGGAAACCAAGGGAAGTGAAATATATCTGGACAAAGAGGCGTTACAAAACTTAGTCCCGGTGTTTTCTGTCACAGAGGACACCCACCACATCAACCGTTCGTCTTTACAAACGCAGTCCACTATCAAATTGTGCATCGACAACCtaagaaataaagaagGCTTGAGATTGGATGTCAAGGAATACGTGGACATCTTGAGCCAGCAACAACGCaaggaagatgaaagatatgccattttggaaaagaagtTCGCGTCTTGTGCGTGGTGTAGCGATAAAGATCTCCAgtacttgaaaaagaaacgaacTTCTATGAACAAAATATGGTCTGATTACGTACGATTTTACCGTGGAAAGTTAAACAGCccataaagaagaaacagtCTTTGCTATATTAAGTAGCAGACACGCACAAATAAATAtggatatatatatatatgtacatgtAGTGGTCAGACATGCATATACGGCACGCTATCTATTCAGCGATTACATAGGTAGTTACGCACTCTGTGAGAAGTTAACATTTGCATTTTAATAGACTACTTTGCTTGGCTACTTACAACGAAGCCCTAGCTTTTTTTACAAACGTCttggttttttcttcccgTCTCTTGCTTAAAACGcggaaaaaattaaaatatataaaattaCGACCTGCttcttgtttctctttctttttgttcagCATTCTAAAACACAAATAAACGGAAGCACTGACCACGAGATGGACTCCAGTTATGTGGGACTCCAGTCGGAGTGCAATGCGCAATTATTTTCCAGTGCGTGTGTCGCGCTGGGTTTAGTTGGTATTGCTTCTACATCTCAGAATTGAATGAAGCAGGAGAGAAGAATTTTACATTAGAATGATGAAAGAGGTAGCAATTTGCAACAGATTTTCATGATCGAATCAAACAAAGATTAACCTTACAGAACCGCTACACTGATACTAATGTATGCCTTCCTTTTTTGTATGCTTTTCATTTGGAAATTACTTTCATAGTTCTTGGACTTGCTTATACTTATGTAGAATGTAAAAGAAACTCCACTTGGATCTACTGCTATCACTGCGTACATCAGGTGCCTAGCTTTTATACTCTTGTTAAAATGTAGGTCGTCCAGGATGACTGAGCTGTATGATACACGTTAGCTTTCGCGTCCCATCACTTTTTCGAGTTATGTTAAGTTAGTAGCAATAGTGGTAGTACGCTTACACATAACTTCATATGCAGGCATATCATATAGAGTTGGGTAAGGTGTAGAAGAAAGTCGGCCAAAGATATGACCAGCCTCATAGATTTAGGCAGATATGTTGGAAGAACTCGCCATGAAGAAGACACCTCATCGAGCTCCAAAAGAGTAAAAGTTGCCACAGCTGATTTATCTTCCTTCCAGCCTGGCAGTATAATTAAGATCCGTTTACAAGATTTTGTGACCTACACTTTAACTGAATTCAACCTTTCGCCGTCTCTAAACATGATTATTGGGCCCAATGGGTCCGGTAAGTCTACTTTTGTGTGTGCTGTGTGTCTGGGGTTGGCTGGTAAACCAGAATATATCGGTAGAAGTAAAAAAGTGGaagattttatcaagaatgGTCAGGATATTTCAAGGATTGAAATcactttgaagaattcaCCAAAGATTCATGATATTGACTTCATAAGTACACATGACGAAACAATAAAAGTTACTAGAATAATCACTAGATCTAAGAGGAGATCTGATTACTTGATTAACGACGAACAGGTATCGGAAAATGCAGTTAAAACCTTAGTCTCTCAGTTGAACATCCAATTAGATAATCTATGTCAATTTTTATCCCAAGAGCGTGTGGAGGAATTTGCTCGATTGAAGTCAGTAAAACTATTGGTAGAAACTATAAGGTCCATCGATGCAAGCCTGTTAGATGTACTAGAGGAACTAATGGAACTCCAGGCAAATGAACAGAGTTTGCAAAAGGACCTTGAcgttaaaaaaatgaaagtCGTTCATCTGAGACAAGAGAGCGATAAACTACGAAAATCAGTAGAGTCATTACgagattttcaaaagaaaaagggtgAAATTGAGTTGCACTCTCAATTATTACCTTATGTGAAGGTAAAAGATCATAAGGAGAAACTGAATACCTATAAAGAGGAGTATGAGCGAGCGAAGTCAAATTTAAGAGCTTTATTAAAGGATAAGAAGCCATTtgcaaatacaaaaaaaactttagaGAATCGAGTTCACGAATTGACAGAAAAATGTTCCTTAAAGAATGACGAATTTGtgaaagcaaaagaaaaagttaatgatatttttgaaaagttgaaTACCATACGAGATGATGTtattaagaagaaaactcAAAACGAATATTATAGAGGTAGAACCAAGAAATTGCAAGCAACCATCATTGGTACAAAGGAGGATTTGGCGAGAAACCGAGAAATTCTAGAACAAACTCAATTGCCTGAAAAAAGCGTATTTGAAGATATAgataacaaaagaaaggaaatcaTCAACAAAGAAGGAGACCTCCGAGGACTTATTTCTGAAATAGATGCAAAAGCAAATGCCGTTAATCATGAAATGAGGAGTATACAGAGGCAAGCAGAGAATAAAACTAAGTCCCTCAATACAACTGATAAAATTGGTATTTTAAATCAAGATCAAGATCTGAAAGAGGTTCGTGATGCCGTGCTTTTCATTAGGGACCATCCCGAAATGAAGGAGAAAATTCTAGAACCTGCAATTATGACAGTGTCTGCTATTAATTCTCAGTTCGCAGCTTATCTGGCTCAATGTGTGGATTTTAATACAAGTAAAGCCCTGACCGTTGTTGACTCTGACGCTTACAGGCTATTTGCAAATCCAATTCTTGAGAAATTCAAAGTGAACTTAAGAGAACTATCTAACACTGATTCCAAACCTCCGGTGCCTATAGAAACAGTTCGAGATTTGGGTTTCGAAGGTTACTTATCCGATTTTATTACTGGTGACAAGAGGGTTATGAAAATGCTTTGTCAAATCAACAGGATACATACCATCCCAGTATCTAGGAGGGAATTGACGCCGGCGCAGATAAAGAGATTGATTACACCAACATCAAATGGAagaattcttttcaagagAATTATTCACGGGAACAGACTTGTAGACATCAAGCAATCATCTTATGGTAATAAGCAGATATTTCCCACTGATGTCAACATAAAGCAGACTAACTTTTACCAAGGGTCTATTATGTCAAATGAACAGAAAACTAGAATCGAGAGTGATATTGACAACTTAAAGAATGAATATAATAACCGAAAATCTACGTTAGACACATTGTCGAATCAGAAGAGTGATTATAGGCACGAATTATCTGAACTTGCGTCAAAAAACGACAACATAAACAGAAAGGCTCATGAACTAAATGAGGTTCGTAAAAAGTACACTATGAGGAAAAGTACAATAGGAACACTGGAAGAGAAATTAGAGGAGTTGAAACGTGAAGCCAGGAAGGATGTATCACAGAAGATCAAAGATATCGATGACCAAATTCAGCAGCAACTGCTCAATCAAACACGATTACTGTCCAAGATGGTCTCTTCGATGGAGGATTTAAAAAATTCTCAAAAGGAATTAATGACCTCCcaaattttccagtttGAAGCCCAAAATATGGACATTTCCATGAATGATGTGATTGGATTTTTCAACGAAAGAGAGGCTGAATTAAAGCATCAATATGAGCATAAGAAAAAGTTCGTGAAGGAGATGAGGGATACTCCTGAATTTCGATCCTGGATGGAAGAAATTAGACACTACGACGAGGATACAAAGGAAAGATTGAATAAAGTAGCAGAAcaatatgaaaaagagagGAATTTCAATTTGCCATTCATTCAAGATGTTATCGATAAATTAGAATCCGAGATAGCTATGGTGAATCATGACGAATCTGCTATAACAATTTTAGATCAAGTCGTCACTGAGTTGAGAGAGTTGGAACAAACAGTTCCTCAGCAAACTAAAGATTTAGAAACCACTAAAGCCAAGTTAAAAGAAGGTCATGCCATTTTGGAACCTAAGCTGGATGACATAGTATCAAAAATCTCCACAAGATTTGCTCGTTTATTTAATAATGTCGGTAGTGCTGGTGCTGTTCATCTGGAAAAGCCAAAGGACTATGCTGAGTGGAAGATAGAAATCATGGTCAAGTTCAGAGATAATGCACCATTAAAGAAACTAGATTCCCACACGCAGTCAGGTGGTGAAAGGGCGGTCTCTACGGTCCTTTACATGATTGCCCTACAAGAGTTCACCTCTGCTCCATTCAGAGTCGTAGACGAAATCAACCAAGGTATGGACtcaagaaatgaaagaattgtTCATAAGGCCATGGTAGAGAATGCATGTGCCGAAAACACATCTCAATATTTCTTGATCACTCCAAAGTTGTTAACCGATTTGTATTACCACGAGAAGATGAGAGTACACTGTGTTATGGCCGGTTCTTGGATTCCAAATCCTACGGAGGATCCAAGGATGATTCATTTCGGCGAGACCTCTAACTACTCTTTCTGAATAGCctatttattatatatacatatacatgCGATCATGTTTAACAGTTGAGAAGATTCTTTTGATACAGCTAAGACGGTTCATAATGATAAGTGCATTGGGCATAAATGCAATTCTCGACAGGCGATTTAAACAAATCTAGCGCGCTTAGGAAAAGTTGGAAtagattatttttattaaaggaaaaataccCACAGAACAAAAGGTAGTCAACAAAAGGTTGAATGCACACATAAGTGTCCTGATGAGAATATGATCCTGCTGAGAATACCGACACGGTTTTATTGTTCATCGCTGAAGCTCACAAAGGGCTTGTCCCCATTGAAGAAATCCCTAttatccaagaaaagaaaggaagatGTCCATCCATCTACACCTGTAAGAACTAGGTTTGCGCCTTCTCCGACTGGTTTTTTACATTTAGGGTCACTTAGAACAGCTCTTTATAATTATTTGCTGGCGAGAAATACTAATGGACAGTTTCTACTTCGTTTGGAAGATACAGACCAAAAAAGATTAGTACCTGGTGCGGAAGAGAACATTTACGAGGTTTTGAAATGGTGCAAAATAGATTGGGATGAAACTCCTGTAAAGCAGAGCGAGAGAAAATTGATCTATGATAAATACGTGAAAATACTATTATCTTCTGGGATGGCATATAGATGTTTTTGTTCGAAAGAACGACTGAACGATTTAAGGCGCTCAGCAATGGAATTGAAACCACCTTCTATGGCAAGTTATGACCGGTGTTGCGCACACTTgacaaaagaggaaataGAATCTAAGCTAGTGCAAGATACGCCCTTCACTGTGAGGTTGAAATCGCCAGAACAGTATCCGACATTTGCTGACGTTTTACACGGTGAAATTAATCTTCAACCCCAAGTTAACTATAACGATAGAAGATACGACGACCTCATCCTTGTCAAGTCTGATAAATTGCCAACTTATCATCTCGCAAATGTTGTAGATGATCACTTGATGGGGATAACACACGTAATAAGAGGTGAAGAATGGCTCCCTTCTACCCCAAAACACATCGCCTTGTACAACGCATTTGGTTGGGATTATCCAAAGTTCATCCATATCCCCCTCTTGACAACTGTTGGTGACAAGAAATTGAGTAAAAGAAAGGGCGACATGTCCATATCAAGTCTAAAGAATGAGGGAGTCTTACCGGAAGCTTTAATCAATTTTTGTGCATTATTTGGCTGGTCTCCTCCAAGAAATTTAGCCTCGAAGAAGCACGAGTGCTTTTCGATggatgatttggaaaaactaTTTAATTTGAACGGTTTGACAAAGGGGAACGCCAAAGTTGATGACAAAAAACTGTGGTTCTTCAACAAGCATTTTTTGCAGGAAAGATTCACAGACCCTGTGAAGTTGAAAGAACTCGTCGATGGGATCATGCCTTCGTTAGAGTCCAGATATAATGCATCTACGTTAAATCGCGAGAAAGTGTCAAAAATTCTACTAAATTGCGGTAGTTGCTTAACTAGGATCAACGACTTTTGTGACGagttttgttatttttttgagaagCCTAGATACAACGATAATGACGGTGTTACAAAATTCCTCAGCAAGAATGAAACTCACCATGTTGTTGAATTATTAGAGAAGTTTGGACAGTTTAAAGAAGGCGCCAATGCGCAAGACGTGGAATCTATGATCGACACGATGTGCCGTGAACACGGCTTCTCTAAAAACGTCATATATCAAACGATACGATTTGCTCTTGCAGGATGCCATTCCGGCGCCAAATTAGCAGTCATGATTGATATTCTGAGTGTTAAAGAAAGTAACCAAAGACTAGCTGAAGGTTTGGAGTTCTTACAAAGCAGGAAGCGGTAGTTTGAGGTACAATCAAGCCATGTAAATACAGTTATATAAACATATTTCAAGTTATATCGCATCTCGACTAATGTTTAATTATTCTTTATTACTACTGATACGATTTTCTTAAAGAAGCTGGCCGAATGttctagaagaaaaatgtaGGAAGCGAATATTGAAAGTGAAATATAGGGATAAAGGATGGATCTACGTTTCATTGAT
It encodes:
- the SMC5 gene encoding DNA repair ATPase SMC5: MTSLIDLGRYVGRTRHEEDTSSSSKRVKVATADLSSFQPGSIIKIRLQDFVTYTLTEFNLSPSLNMIIGPNGSGKSTFVCAVCLGLAGKPEYIGRSKKVEDFIKNGQDISRIEITLKNSPKIHDIDFISTHDETIKVTRIITRSKRRSDYLINDEQVSENAVKTLVSQLNIQLDNLCQFLSQERVEEFARLKSVKLLVETIRSIDASLLDVLEELMELQANEQSLQKDLDVKKMKVVHLRQESDKLRKSVESLRDFQKKKGEIELHSQLLPYVKVKDHKEKLNTYKEEYERAKSNLRALLKDKKPFANTKKTLENRVHELTEKCSLKNDEFVKAKEKVNDIFEKLNTIRDDVIKKKTQNEYYRGRTKKLQATIIGTKEDLARNREILEQTQLPEKSVFEDIDNKRKEIINKEGDLRGLISEIDAKANAVNHEMRSIQRQAENKTKSLNTTDKIGILNQDQDLKEVRDAVLFIRDHPEMKEKILEPAIMTVSAINSQFAAYLAQCVDFNTSKALTVVDSDAYRLFANPILEKFKVNLRELSNTDSKPPVPIETVRDLGFEGYLSDFITGDKRVMKMLCQINRIHTIPVSRRELTPAQIKRLITPTSNGRILFKRIIHGNRLVDIKQSSYGNKQIFPTDVNIKQTNFYQGSIMSNEQKTRIESDIDNLKNEYNNRKSTLDTLSNQKSDYRHELSELASKNDNINRKAHELNEVRKKYTMRKSTIGTLEEKLEELKREARKDVSQKIKDIDDQIQQQLLNQTRLLSKMVSSMEDLKNSQKELMTSQIFQFEAQNMDISMNDVIGFFNEREAELKHQYEHKKKFVKEMRDTPEFRSWMEEIRHYDEDTKERLNKVAEQYEKERNFNLPFIQDVIDKLESEIAMVNHDESAITILDQVVTELRELEQTVPQQTKDLETTKAKLKEGHAILEPKLDDIVSKISTRFARLFNNVGSAGAVHLEKPKDYAEWKIEIMVKFRDNAPLKKLDSHTQSGGERAVSTVLYMIALQEFTSAPFRVVDEINQGMDSRNERIVHKAMVENACAENTSQYFLITPKLLTDLYYHEKMRVHCVMAGSWIPNPTEDPRMIHFGETSNYSF
- the MSE1 gene encoding glutamate--tRNA ligase MSE1 — its product is MILLRIPTRFYCSSLKLTKGLSPLKKSLLSKKRKEDVHPSTPVRTRFAPSPTGFLHLGSLRTALYNYLLARNTNGQFLLRLEDTDQKRLVPGAEENIYEVLKWCKIDWDETPVKQSERKLIYDKYVKILLSSGMAYRCFCSKERLNDLRRSAMELKPPSMASYDRCCAHLTKEEIESKLVQDTPFTVRLKSPEQYPTFADVLHGEINLQPQVNYNDRRYDDLILVKSDKLPTYHLANVVDDHLMGITHVIRGEEWLPSTPKHIALYNAFGWDYPKFIHIPLLTTVGDKKLSKRKGDMSISSLKNEGVLPEALINFCALFGWSPPRNLASKKHECFSMDDLEKLFNLNGLTKGNAKVDDKKLWFFNKHFLQERFTDPVKLKELVDGIMPSLESRYNASTLNREKVSKILLNCGSCLTRINDFCDEFCYFFEKPRYNDNDGVTKFLSKNETHHVVELLEKFGQFKEGANAQDVESMIDTMCREHGFSKNVIYQTIRFALAGCHSGAKLAVMIDILSVKESNQRLAEGLEFLQSRKR